The window GTATCCGACACCCAGCGGCCTCAAATCCAGAGTATTCTGGAGGCAGAAGACATTCCCGGTGAATTTCCCCTGATAATGCGGCGTGAGCTCCGGAATAACGGTCGCTCCAGAGCGTTTATCAACGATACTCCGTGTACCGTCCAGGTGCTGAAGGGTGTCGGTGATCTGGTTGTGGACATGCATGGGCAGCATGAGCATCAGTCGTTACTGGATTCGGATGTCCATATCACCTTTTTGGATGAATATCTTAGCCAGCCGGATTTACTGGAGACCGTAAGAGAAAAATATCAGGGCTGGAACGAAGTGGAAGCCGAATTTAAGGCGTTGAAAAAACGACAACGGGAACTTTCGGAAAAAGAGGATTTGTACAAGTTTCAGCTCAAAGAGATCAACTCCGTCAAGCCAAACCCTGGTGAAATGGACGAATTGGAGCAGGAACGAAAAATTCTCTCCAACAGCCAGCGTATTGCTGAATTGGTACAACAGCTCCAGCAAATGCTGTATGAGGGGGATTCCTCGGTTTACGATCAGCTGGTGATGGCGGAACACAATCTCCGGGAGCTGGCAAATATTGATGATTCGGTCTCCGAATATGCAGACGAATGCAATTCGGCAACGGTGACCGTCAAGGAGATCGGAAATTATCTGAACCGCTATGGTAACGATATCGAAAACGAGCCTGGCCGGTTAAACCAAATAGAGGAGCGTATTGTGGCGCTCCGGAAGTTGATGAAAAAATACGGGCCCAGCCTGGAAGACGTACTGGCATACCGTGATAAAATTCAGTCACAACTGGATGACTTCGAAAGTTTCGATGCAGAGATAAAGCGACTCTCCCGCAAAAAAACCGAGTCGGCGAACCAACTGGCGGACGCCTGCGAATCCTTGCATAAAGCCAGAACCGATGCTGCAAATCAGATGGCGGATTCCATCGAAGAAATATTACACACATTGGGGATGGAAAACTCATCCTTCAGGGTGAATGTGGAATATCGGACGCTGGAAGAGGGGGATGTCCGGATTGATGAAACGCCGGTACAGGTGGACAAATCCGGCGCGGACGATATCGAGTTTTATGTGACAACCAATCCAGGCGAGGGGGAAAAACCACTCGCTCAAATCGCATCCGGCGGGGAAATTTCACGCACGATGTTGGCGATTAAGTCCGTCCTGGCAGGAAAAGATGGCATCAGTAGTGTCATCTTTGATGAAATCGATATCGGAATCTCCGGGAGGATTTCCAGAATTGTCGCCGAACAGCTCAGGTCGCTGGCGAAATACCACCAGGTACTGTGTATTACTCACCTGCCGCAGATTGCCAGTCTGGGCGATACACACTATGTGGTGAGAAAACAGGTGACAGGCGATCGAACCAGCACGGAGATCAGACCGCTTGAATACGAAGAACGGATTGAGGAAATCGCCTCATTAGTTGGCGGGACCTCAATTTCGGAGACAACGCTTCAGAACGCACGAGAATTATTACAACGAGCAAATGACTAGGGAGTAGAAGTTTGGATAAATTAGTTGCACACGGCGGTAATATTTTGACCGGGCATATTCCGGTTAGCGGTGCCAAAAATGCGGTTTTGCCCATTATGACGGCGGCGATATTGGCTCCCGGAAAATACACGATACGGAACGTCCCGAATCTCCGGGATACGCGGACCATGTCAAAGTTAATTGAAATTATTGGCGGAACGGTCAAACTGGACTCCGGGACTATGGAATTGGATACCTCGGGAGTGAACAATCCTGAGGCGCCCTACGACCTGGTGAAAACCATGCGGGCCTCCTTTTATGTATTGGGGCCGCTGCTGGCGCGGTTCGGCGAGGCACGGGTTTCGCTTCCGGGAGGATGTGCATGGGGACCACGGCCGGTCGATCTGCATTTGCGAGGCATGGAGGCTCTCGGTGCAAATATTGAGTTGGACAGCGGTTATATTATCGCAAGGGGTGATCAACTGACTGGGGCCGAATTCACCATGGATATCTCCAGTGTCGGTGCCACCGGTAATACTATGATGGCTGCGGTGCTGGCAGACGGCGTAACCACCATCGAAAACGCCGCCAGGGAGCCGGAAATAGCCGCTCTGGGGCGTTTCCTGAATGAAATGGGGGCTGATATATCCGGGATCGGTACGGACGTCCTGGAGGTACGTGGCGTCAATGATCTGCATCCCACGGATTTTACGGTGATTCCGGATCGAATTGAAGCGGGAACCTATCTCGTGGCAGGTGCAATGATTGGCGAGAATCTTGAGATAAGTCCGGTGGTCCCCAAACATATGAAAGCGATCATCGAAAAGGTGCGGAACGCAGGGGCAATCGTCAAAATCAGTGATGAGAAAATCACAGTCACCCGTGCAGATAAAATTCAGGGAATTGATATTACTACCGCAATATTCCCGGGATACCCGACGGATATGCAGGCCCAGTGGATGGCGTTTATGGCGACGGCTGATGGAAGTGCCGTGATCACGGAAGAGATCTATCAGGACCGGTTTACTCACGTGGCTGAACTGAATCGTCTGGGCGCCAACATATCTCTGGAGGGAAATGTTGCTGTCGTCAAAGGTGTAAATTCCCTCAAAGGGGCGCCGGTGATGTCTACGGATATCAGGGCAAGCGCATCGCTTATTCTGGCAGCGCTGGTCGCGGAGGGACGTTCAGACATCCAGCGTATCTATCATATCGATCGCGGCTATGAACAGATCGAAAAGAAACTGCAGGGCATCGGCGCCGATATTGTGCGGGAAAGTGCGTAAGGGTAAAAATGGCCATGTAAAAGGAAAAATGAGTCATCCCAGGCGAGCGAGCCGAACCGAGGGATCTCGTCGTTTCCACTCCGAAGTCTGAATGTGGTGATGAAATAAGGAACGACAAGTCAAATGGATTCTACCAACATTAAAGTCGAACTGACAAATGGGTACTGATAACCGGACACTAAACGCAAGACTTATGACGGTCTTAACAATAACACTGTAACACGCTAACACGGTTTTAGGAGTTACTCTTCATTATGATTGATTTACGCAGCGATACCGTAACCAAACCATCCGAAGCAATGCGAAAAGCCATGGCAGCGGCAGAGGTGGGCGATGAT is drawn from Candidatus Neomarinimicrobiota bacterium and contains these coding sequences:
- the recN gene encoding DNA repair protein RecN, with the protein product MITRLIVENFAIIDRIEVTFQEGFNVITGETGAGKSIVIEALGLALGERGNTDMIRTGTNRTIVECEASVSDTQRPQIQSILEAEDIPGEFPLIMRRELRNNGRSRAFINDTPCTVQVLKGVGDLVVDMHGQHEHQSLLDSDVHITFLDEYLSQPDLLETVREKYQGWNEVEAEFKALKKRQRELSEKEDLYKFQLKEINSVKPNPGEMDELEQERKILSNSQRIAELVQQLQQMLYEGDSSVYDQLVMAEHNLRELANIDDSVSEYADECNSATVTVKEIGNYLNRYGNDIENEPGRLNQIEERIVALRKLMKKYGPSLEDVLAYRDKIQSQLDDFESFDAEIKRLSRKKTESANQLADACESLHKARTDAANQMADSIEEILHTLGMENSSFRVNVEYRTLEEGDVRIDETPVQVDKSGADDIEFYVTTNPGEGEKPLAQIASGGEISRTMLAIKSVLAGKDGISSVIFDEIDIGISGRISRIVAEQLRSLAKYHQVLCITHLPQIASLGDTHYVVRKQVTGDRTSTEIRPLEYEERIEEIASLVGGTSISETTLQNARELLQRAND
- the murA gene encoding UDP-N-acetylglucosamine 1-carboxyvinyltransferase; its protein translation is MDKLVAHGGNILTGHIPVSGAKNAVLPIMTAAILAPGKYTIRNVPNLRDTRTMSKLIEIIGGTVKLDSGTMELDTSGVNNPEAPYDLVKTMRASFYVLGPLLARFGEARVSLPGGCAWGPRPVDLHLRGMEALGANIELDSGYIIARGDQLTGAEFTMDISSVGATGNTMMAAVLADGVTTIENAAREPEIAALGRFLNEMGADISGIGTDVLEVRGVNDLHPTDFTVIPDRIEAGTYLVAGAMIGENLEISPVVPKHMKAIIEKVRNAGAIVKISDEKITVTRADKIQGIDITTAIFPGYPTDMQAQWMAFMATADGSAVITEEIYQDRFTHVAELNRLGANISLEGNVAVVKGVNSLKGAPVMSTDIRASASLILAALVAEGRSDIQRIYHIDRGYEQIEKKLQGIGADIVRESA